In Pseudothermotoga hypogea DSM 11164 = NBRC 106472, the following are encoded in one genomic region:
- a CDS encoding outer membrane protein assembly factor BamB family protein, translating into MSGFSRISLFLMVMAILLLYSCAQAPISVVSIWQKAFGGSEWDVAYSIRQTTDGGYIVAGYTESFGAGEEDVYVLKLDADGNKLWEKTFGGSGWDVAYSIQQTTDGGYIVAGYTTSFEGEGHVYVLKLDADGNKLWEKTFAGIYADRARSVQQTRDGGYIVAGFTNSFGAGGDDVYILKLDASGDLEWEKTFGGTLDDMADSVQQTRDDGYIVAGHTCSFASSDVYVIKLNGDGYEEWHRVIGDEHYYESANCIQLTGDGGYIIAGYTASETGWRDFYILKLDASGDLEWEKTFGGDRDDEAYSIQQTSDGGYIVAGYTTSFGAGEEDVYVLKLDADGNKLWEKTFGEEYSDEAYSIQQTNDEGYIVAGYTESFGAGSRDVYVLKLDKYGNTGSYPQ; encoded by the coding sequence ATGAGTGGGTTCTCAAGAATTTCTTTGTTTCTGATGGTCATGGCAATCTTACTACTCTATTCGTGTGCACAAGCCCCAATCTCTGTTGTTAGCATTTGGCAAAAAGCATTCGGTGGAAGTGAATGGGATGTAGCGTATTCAATCCGGCAAACAACAGATGGAGGATACATCGTCGCTGGGTATACAGAATCGTTTGGAGCTGGTGAAGAAGATGTTTATGTTCTAAAACTCGACGCTGATGGCAACAAGTTATGGGAGAAAACGTTTGGTGGAAGTGGTTGGGATGTAGCGTATTCAATCCAACAAACAACAGATGGTGGATACATCGTGGCAGGGTACACAACGTCCTTTGAAGGTGAAGGTCATGTTTACGTTCTAAAACTCGATGCTGATGGCAACAAGCTATGGGAGAAAACGTTCGCTGGAATTTATGCTGATAGGGCAAGGTCTGTTCAGCAAACACGCGATGGTGGATACATCGTTGCAGGATTCACAAATTCTTTTGGAGCCGGTGGAGATGATGTTTACATCTTGAAACTCGATGCGAGCGGTGATCTGGAATGGGAGAAAACGTTTGGCGGAACCCTTGATGATATGGCAGATTCTGTCCAACAGACAAGGGATGATGGATACATCGTTGCGGGACACACGTGTTCTTTCGCAAGCAGTGACGTTTATGTCATAAAACTCAATGGGGATGGTTATGAAGAGTGGCATAGAGTAATCGGTGACGAGCACTATTATGAAAGTGCAAATTGCATTCAACTGACAGGTGATGGGGGATACATCATAGCGGGATACACAGCCTCTGAAACCGGTTGGCGTGATTTTTACATCTTGAAACTCGATGCGAGCGGTGATCTGGAATGGGAGAAAACGTTCGGTGGAGATCGTGATGATGAGGCATACTCCATTCAACAGACGAGCGATGGAGGATACATCGTCGCAGGGTATACGACATCGTTTGGAGCTGGTGAAGAAGATGTTTATGTTCTAAAACTCGACGCTGATGGCAACAAGTTATGGGAGAAAACGTTTGGTGAGGAATACTCTGATGAAGCATACTCCATTCAACAGACTAATGATGAAGGATACATCGTCGCAGGGTATACAGAATCGTTTGGAGCAGGTAGTAGGGATGTTTACGTTCTAAAGCTCGACAAGTACGGCAACACTGGTTCTTATCCGCAATGA